The proteins below are encoded in one region of Hordeum vulgare subsp. vulgare chromosome 3H, MorexV3_pseudomolecules_assembly, whole genome shotgun sequence:
- the LOC123442678 gene encoding uncharacterized protein LOC123442678: MAATATDDFERWWETFNNGRTVDQGQHEDEDGTDSSDSGFELVQQQQENACVLAGEELAPDAHAPAGREGAARDCDVAEEGVSEDGHFPRQGELQGRNREAAAKLSTPRASEGEEEGEAEHVSGDNHIQIGSGLLEIQNKEGQDKYVSADKYVQIGGWEQGRKRKATVSVTPNGVQPIGIEIQNKTSHGECLRAENQMVRLQIVSKTEELDAEQVRRLKLELHLKTEENKSLKKQNEELRAENEYYRKTANPQKKRKAVRVL, encoded by the exons atggccgccaccgccaccgacgATTTCGAAAGGTGGTGGGAGACATTCAACAATGGCCGCACCGTCGACCAAGGGCAACACGAGGACGAGGACGGGACGGACTCCTCCGATTCCGGTTTCGAGCtagtgcagcagcagcaggagaatGCGTGCGTGCTGGCGGGCGAGGAGCTGGCGCCGGACGCCCACGCGCCCGCCGGGAGGGAGGGCGCCGCCCGCGATTGCGACG TTGCAGAGGAGGGGGTTTCTGAGGATGGCCATTTTCCGCGTCAAGGTGAGCTGCAGGGAAGGAACAGAGAAGCAGCCGCCAAACTAAGTACGCCACGGGCTTCTGAAGGTGAAGAGGAAGGTGAAG CCGAGCATGTTTCTGGGGACAACCACATACAGATTGGAAGCGGGCTGCTTGAGATCCAGAACAAAGAAGGTCAAG ACAAGTATGTTTCTGCGGACAAGTATGTTCAGATTGGAGGCTGGGagcaaggaaggaagaggaaagcaACTGTGAGTGTGACACCGAACGGAGTGCAACCAATTGGAATTGAAATCCAGAACAAAACAAGTCACG GTGAGTGTCTGAGAGCTGAGAATCAGATGGTGAGGCTGCAGATCGTTAGCAAGACCGAAGAGCTCGATGCCGAACAGGTTCGGAGACTCAAACTGGAGTTGCATCTCAAGACAGAGGAGAACAAGTCTTTGAAGAAGCAGAATGAAGAGTTGAGAGCTGAGAATGAGTACTACAGAAAGACC GCAAATCCACAGAAAAAAAGGAAGGCTGTGCGGGTTCTGTAA
- the LOC123442680 gene encoding uncharacterized protein LOC123442680 isoform X2, which translates to MADASAHVTDEVNKWWETFNNGGAAEDEPMVDSDSDFEQGEHGAEEEEEDAGLAAGECGRKVDPDAHALAGTAGSSGAARDCNGEEVSEDGHFQLEGVPQGMKTEAAAGPNTPRAEIQNEEGQEEYVSEDNYVGGEFRG; encoded by the exons ATGGCCGACGCCTCCGCCCACGTCACTGACGAGGTCAACAAGTGGTGGGAGACCTTCAACAACGGCGGCGCCGCGGAGGACGAGCCGATGGTGGACTCCGACTCCGATTTCGAGCAAGGGGAGCAtggcgcggaggaggaggaggaggatgcgggCCTGGCGGCGGGCGAGTGCGGCCGGAAGGTGGATCCGGACGCCCACGCGCTCGCCGGGACGGCGGGCAGCAGCGGCGCCGCCCGCGATTGCAACG GGGAGGAGGTTTCCGAGGATGGCCATTTTCAGCTTGAAGGTGTGCCGCAGGGAATGAAGACAGAAGCTGCCGCCGGACCAAATACACCGCGGGCTGAGATCCAGAACGAAGAAGGTCAAG AGGAGTACGTTTCCGAGGATAACTATGTTGGAGGTGAGTTCCGAGGATAA
- the LOC123442680 gene encoding uncharacterized protein LOC123442680 isoform X1 codes for MLEVSSEDNYVGGEFRGKKRKAAVTAGKLQAVGSGILNKNAHGEFLRAENHMLRLQLVRKTKELEAEQIWRLELELHFMKKENDFLKRQLEEFKAENEFYKKTAKPQKTRRLCRFCKEYADHDYRNCPQRRASACSEEDDGSN; via the exons ATGTTGGAGGTGAGTTCCGAGGATAACTATGTTGGAGGTGAGTTCCGAGGAAAGAAGAGGAAAGCAGCCGTGACAGCCGGCAAACTGCAGGCGGTTGGATCTGGGATCCTGAACAAAAATGCTCATG GTGAGTTTCTGAGAGCTGAGAATCATATGCTGAGGCTGCAGCTTGTTCGCAAGACGAAAGAGCTTGAGGCTGAACAGATTTGGAGGCTCGAACTAGAATTGCATTTTATGAAAAAGGAGAACGACTTTCTGAAGAGGCAGCTTGAAGAGTTTAAAGCTGAGAATGAGTTCTATAAGAAGACC GCAAAGCCACAAAAAACCCGAAGGCTGTGCAGGTTCTGCAAGGAATATGCCGACCACGACTACCGCAACTGCCCCCAGAGACGCGCTTCCGCTTGTTCTGAAGAAGACGATGGCTCCAACTAA